DNA sequence from the Augochlora pura isolate Apur16 chromosome 11, APUR_v2.2.1, whole genome shotgun sequence genome:
TTAACGTCGCAAGGGAACATTTATTCGATGACGAAATTGTGTTCCACCAATGGTTCCAACAAAGTGTTGGTGGCctctttaaaaagaaaaatatattcttgcGAATATCATTCGATgccaaatttatatttaagacCGTTGGTTAAGGAATTACTATTTACATACATTCCAAGTTCgtaactttaaatataaaagattaccacttaaataaaaaaaatatccttCATACATAAATGCTACTCTGTTTCCTTTAGGTGGAGCAGAAATCATGTCAATTGATGCTTATAATAAATCTGATACAGGCGATGGGTTTGTGATaggaataacaataattaaagtaaGCACAGATACATCTGTAGAAAGATATTTGAACATATATACAGAAGGTGTTACAGATGGAGAGGGCAACGAATGTAGTTCTATCGAAGCCATAgcacaaaattgtttaatggtAGAATTGGCTTATACACCTTATCATTTATATCACACTATATTGCCGCAACAAAATTCACACAACGAGGtaactatttaatttcataataattgattatttgCCATTGTACAATCTAAGATAGAATTACAATCTGCTTAAGATTTTAGGTTGTTTGGTTGTTGTCTGGAAGCGATTACAAAATTCATATGATCAGGGAAGATAAATTGAATCATGGTTACAGTGAATCAtcaattgagaaatattttcctgaACTGCACGATATTCAGGCAATTTCCTTAtggattaatatttactactaTGATGAATATAActggtataatttttcaatattctccCATTCGTAGAATTCTACCAAATTCTATTAAACTTCATggattatgtaaaatttaaattcatttaggAGACTGACTGTGATTGGTTGTGAATGTGGTTTGGTCAAAGTTGCTATCGTTAATGTTTTAGAACTAAAAGTCCGTCGAAGTTGGAAATTAAGATATGACACTCCCATCTCCAGTGTATATGTATTTCCacaaaaaaataacattacaaAACCCAGTTTTATTGATTCGAATggtgaatacattttttaaaagatgtttctatttaattaattgatagagcaaattaatactttcataatttttttatagattcaAAACAATGTACAAGCGATAAAGAAACAAAGCTAAATGTTCTTATTGTAAATTCTTGTAATGCAGTTGTGTTTATGTGAGTATATTTGCTTTctatcttatatatatatatattaagaattaatgtCCCTTTTGCTCCAATTAGGGACATCCTGAATAATGGGATGGACGAAGATATAACGTTAAGCGGCAGTGAAACATCTGATTGCATTTTATGTTCTTGCATTGCCGATATCAACATGGACGGTcagaatgaaatattgttgGGAACATACGGTCAagaaatactaatatttagTTTCATAAATGATACATGGGAATTGAtcgttaaaaagttattcgacGCGCCTGTACATTCCATATGTTACATGGA
Encoded proteins:
- the LOC144477382 gene encoding KICSTOR complex protein kaptin: MCNLIDAHWFPLTSQGNIYSMTKLCSTNGSNKVLVASLKRKIYSCEYHSMPNLYLRPLVKELLFTYIPSGAEIMSIDAYNKSDTGDGFVIGITIIKVSTDTSVERYLNIYTEGVTDGEGNECSSIEAIAQNCLMVELAYTPYHLYHTILPQQNSHNEVVWLLSGSDYKIHMIREDKLNHGYSESSIEKYFPELHDIQAISLWINIYYYDEYNWRLTVIGCECGLVKVAIVNVLELKVRRSWKLRYDTPISSVYVFPQKNNITKPSFIDSNDSKQCTSDKETKLNVLIVNSCNAVVFMDILNNGMDEDITLSGSETSDCILCSCIADINMDGQNEILLGTYGQEILIFSFINDTWELIVKKLFDAPVHSICYMDITNDGMKELIVLTQRGVHILQHNVADVKEKWKKRYQRILGRN